In Arachis stenosperma cultivar V10309 chromosome 1, arast.V10309.gnm1.PFL2, whole genome shotgun sequence, one DNA window encodes the following:
- the LOC130943643 gene encoding protein indeterminate-domain 16, with product MEEQDNRELELLPSSRADSSLLRFRSTVSSSSLAEVAPSVDLQLSISVGRPTAAECVVRMCEGVEALKWEAAEQIRLAAMEKAYAERVRELTRREMEMAQSEFARARQMWERAREEVESAERMKERATARLGSSSSTSSSSSAMEITCHSCRQRFRPA from the coding sequence ATGGAAGAACAAGACAACAGAGAACTTGAGCTTCTACCGTCTTCGCGCGCCGATTCCTCTCTGCTCCGCTTCCGATCCACGGTTTCTTCGTCTTCGCTGGCGGAGGTAGCGCCTTCTGTGGACCTTCAGCTTTCGATAAGCGTGGGACGTCCGACGGCTGCGGAGTGCGTGGTGCGGATGTGCGAGGGCGTGGAGGCCCTGAAGTGGGAGGCGGCGGAGCAAATCAGGCTGGCGGCGATGGAGAAGGCGTATGCGGAGCGGGTGAGGGAGCTCACGCGCCGGGAGATGGAGATGGCGCAGTCGGAGTTTGCGCGCGCCAGGCAAATGTGGGAGCGAGCAAGGGAGGAGGTGGAGAGTGCCGAGCGGATGAAGGAACGCGCCACCGCCCGCCTCGGCTCCTCTTCCTccacctcttcctcctcttctgcTATGGAGATCACGTGCCACTCGTGCCGGCAGAGGTTCAGGCCTGCCTGA